The Impatiens glandulifera chromosome 8, dImpGla2.1, whole genome shotgun sequence genome includes a window with the following:
- the LOC124911762 gene encoding protein SRG1-like, which translates to MDLGESLPVPSVQELVAKEPEMKQVPQRYLRRFQQHENDEVVAVSDQVPVIDFNALQQQQPHSDHELNNLHHACKNWGLFHVVNHGISNSLVKKMKSQVGEQLFSMELSEKKEKKLWQEADDIEGFGQMFVMSEEQKLDWADAFFLVTRPHRVRKSRLFNNLPPSFRETVEEYSDELEKLAMKLIKLIGKALNIDEEETKDMFEGGMQSMRMNYFPPCPNPELVDGLSPHSDASGLTILLQVTDIDALQIKNRNDDNSWIPVKALPDAFIVFIGDCLEIFSNGIYKSNLHKASVNSKSERISIATFLHPKVDNVLGPAKSLTRPETEIGTPPCFRTIGVQDFYKSFFKRELLGTSQVDTLRIDEEAANGHEKIN; encoded by the exons ATGGACCTCGGAGAGTCTTTGCCGGTTCCGAGTGTTCAAGAACTGGTTGCGAAGGAACCGGAGATGAAACAAGTCCCACAAAGGTACCTTCGCCGGTTTCAACAACATGAAAATGACGAGGTTGTCGCGGTTTCTGATCAAGTCCCTGTCATCGACTTCAATGCtctacaacaacaacaaccacaTTCTGATCATGAACTAAACAATCTTCACCATGCCTGCAAGAATTGGGGATTATTTCAT GTGGTTAATCATGGAATAAGCAATTCTTTGGTGAAGAAAATGAAGTCACAAGTAGGGGAACAACTTTTTAGTATGGAATTGTCGgaaaagaaggagaagaagttGTGGCAAGAGGCGGATGATATCGAGGGGTTTGGTCAAATGTTTGTTATGTCTGAGGAACAGAAGCTCGATTGGGCAGATGCCTTCTTCTTGGTTACTCGACCTCATCGTGTTAGGAAATCTCGTCTTTTCAACAATCTTCCTCCTTCTTTTAG AGAGACAGTGGAAGAATATTCTGATGAACTTGAAAAATTGGCCATGAAACTGATAAAATTGATTGGAAAAGCATTGAACATAGATGAAGAGGAAACTAAGGATATGTTTGAGGGCGGGATGCAATCCATGAGAATGAACTACTTCCCGCCCTGCCCCAACCCCGAGCTTGTCGATGGGCTCTCGCCGCACTCTGATGCGAGTGGACTCACCATCCTTCTCCAGGTAACCGACATTGATGCCTTGCAAATCAAGAACAGAAACGACGACAATTCGTGGATTCCTGTCAAAGCACTTCCGGATGCATTCATTGTTTTTATTGGTGATTGTTTGGAG ATATTCAGCAATGGAATATACAAGAGTAACTTGCACAAAGCAAGTGTTAATTCAAAGTCAGAAAGGATCTCTATTGCTACATTTCTCCATCCAAAGGTGGACAATGTTTTAGGCCCGGCCAAGAGTTTAACCCGACCTGAAACTGAAATCGGGACACCACCATGTTTCCGCACAATTGGGGTTCAAGATTTCTACAAGTCATTTTTCAAACGCGAACTCCTTGGGACCTCTCAAGTTGACACTCTGAGAATTGATGAAGAAGCAGCTAATGGGCATGAGAAGATCAATTAA
- the LOC124911975 gene encoding 60S ribosomal protein L32-1-like, which translates to MAVPLLTKKIIKKRVKQFKRPQHDRRICVKTNWRRPKGIDSRVRRKFKGCTLMPNIGYGSDKKTRHYLPNGFKKFIVHNVKEVELLMMHNRTFCAEIAHNISTKKRKEIVERAAQLDVVVTNKLARLRSQEDE; encoded by the exons ATGGCGGTTCCACTTTTGACGAAGAAGATAATAAAGAAGAGGGTCAAGCAGTTCAAGAGACCTCAGCACGACCGTAGGATATGTGTAAAG ACCAACTGGAGAAGACCCAAGGGTATTGATTCTCGTGTGAGAAGAAAGTTTAAGGGATGCACTCTAATGCCAAATATTGGTTATGGGTCTGATAAGAAAACAAGACATTATCTACCCAATGGTTTCAAGAAGTTCATAGTTCATAATGTGAAGGAAGTTGAGTTGCTAATGATGCACAACAG GACCTTCTGTGCAGAGATTGCTCATAATATTTCAACAAAGAAGAGAAAGGAGATTGTTGAAAGAGCTGCTCAGCTTGATGTTGTTGTTACCAACAAGCTTGCTAGGCTTAGGAGTCAAGAAGATGAATGA
- the LOC124911096 gene encoding ABC transporter B family member 9-like, which translates to MKNSDQNPTNGEGEGGSDKKEVSKQKVSFYKLFSFADRLDLVLMIVGTIAAIGNGLIQPLMTLIFGQLINTFGATDSSQILHQVSKVSLKFVYLAIGSGMASLLQVSCWMVTGERQAARIRALYLRTILRQDISFFDTEASTGEIIGRMSGDTILIQDAMGEKVGKFIQLASTFIGGFAVAFMRGWLLALVLLTCIPALVLAGGSMALLMSKMASRSQAAYAEAGNIVEQTVGAIRTVAAFTGEEIAIQNYESKLEIAYVAAARQGLASGMGIGTILLVIFSSYGFAVWYGAKLIIEKGYNGGEVINVIMAIMMGGMSLGQTSPSMSAFASGQSAAYKMFETIKREPLIDAYDTSGVMLEDIKGDIELKDVYFRYPARPDIQIFSGFSLNAASGTTTALVGQSGSGKSTVISLLERFYDPESGQVLVDGIDLKNFQVKWLRDQMGLVSQEPILFTTTIRENIAYAKENATEQEIRTAIELANAAKFIDKLPMGLHTMVGEHGTQLSGGQKQRIAIARAILKDPRILLLDEATSALDTESERIVQDALTKIMLNRTTVVVAHRLTTIRNADLIAVVQTGKLVEQGTHDQLIKDPNGAYSQLVRLQEGTKKEDEIIEDVDNITMERSPSQRLSFKRSLSKGSSPVARHSFSVPFPLPSPVEVEQGEDEDEDDTDIKEVKEQRRRKVSVKRLAYLNKPELPILLVGTIAAGIHGIVFPIFGLLLSSAIKIFYEPTDQLRKDSKFWSLMYVMMGVVIFIALPIQNYFFGMAGGRLIQRIRSLTFQKVVHQEISWFDNPANSSGAVGARLSTDAANVKSLVGDALALIVQNIATVMAGIIIAFTANWILALIILAVLPLMGVQGYVQMKSLKGFSKDAKVMYEEASQVASDAVGSIRTVASFCAEKKVMDMYQKKCEGPMKNGVRTGLISGSGYGFGYFILFCTNAFCFYIGAVLVQHGKANFSEVFKVFFALTMAANGISQSSALAPDSNKARDSTASIFEILDANPKIDSSKDEGTTLTEVKGDIELDHVSFRYPLRPDIQIFKDICLTIPAGRTVALVGESGSGKSTVISLIERFYDPDSGRVLIDGVEIRKVKLSWLRQQLGLVSQEPILFNETIRENIAYSKKGELSEDEIISAAKAANAHNFIAGLPQGYETNVGERGVQLSGGQKQRIAIARAMLKDPKILLLDEATSALDAESERIVQDALDKVMVNRTTVVVAHRLSTIKGANLIAVVKNGVIEEKGTHETLMKITDGAYASLVKLHTSAAST; encoded by the exons ATGAAAAATAGTGACCAGAATCCGACGAATGGGGAAGGGGAAGGAGGAAGCGATAAAAAAGAGGTTTCAAAGCAGAAGGTGTCTTTCTATAAGCTGTTTTCATTCGCAGATCGACTTGATCTCGTTTTGATGATTGTCGGGACGATCGCAGCGATTGGTAACGGCTTGATACAGCCGCTAATGACGCTCATATTCGGTCAGCTCATCAATACTTTTGGCGCTACTGATTCATCACAGATCTTACATCAAGTGTCTAAG GTTTCTCTCAAGTTTGTCTACTTAGCTATTGGCTCCGGCATGGCTTCACTTTTAC AGGTGAGCTGTTGGATGGTGACGGGAGAGCGACAGGCAGCTCGAATACGAGCATTGTACTTGAGGACGATATTGAGACAGGACATTTCGTTTTTCGATACTGAAGCATCGACAGGAGAGATCATTGGCAGAATGTCTGGGGATACGATTCTCATTCAAGACGCCATGGGTGAAAAG GTTGGGAAGTTCATACAGCTAGCGTCTACATTCATAGGAGGATTTGCTGTGGCGTTTATGAGAGGATGGCTTCTAGCTTTAGTTCTACTTACATGCATTCCTGCTCTAGTTTTAGCCGGTGGATCTATGGCCTTGCTTATGTCAAAGATGGCTAGCCGCTCACAGGCTGCTTATGCAGAAGCTGGAAACATTGTCGAGCAAACAGTAGGTGCCATTCGAACG GTGGCAGCATTCACCGGAGAAGAGATTGCAATACAAAACTACGAGAGCAAATTGGAGATAGCTTACGTTGCTGCTGCTCGACAAGGGCTGGCATCGGGAATGGGGATTGGCACGATTTTACTTGTCATATTCAGCTCTTATGGCTTTGCTGTTTGGTATGGAGCCAAACTCATCATTGAAAAGGGATACAATGGTGGAGAGGTCATTAACGTTATCATGGCTATCATGATGGGAGGCAT GTCATTGGGGCAGACATCACCAAGCATGAGTGCATTTGCTTCAGGGCAATCGGCAGCATACAAGATGTTCGAGACAATCAAGCGCGAGCCACTGATCGATGCTTACGACACGAGTGGAGTCATGTTGGAAGACATTAAAGGCGACATTGAGCTTAAAGATGTCTACTTTAGGTACCCGGCAAGGCCAGATATTCAGATATTCAGTGGCTTCTCCCTCAATGCTGCTAGTGGAACAACCACGGCTTTAGTAGGCCAAAGTGGGAGTGGGAAGTCAACCGTCATCAGTCTATTGGAGAGATTCTATGATCCCGAGAGTGGTCAAGTGCTCGTAGATGGAATCGATCTTAAGAATTTCCAAGTTAAATGGTTAAGAGATCAAATGGGGCTTGTCAGCCAAGAACCAATCTTATTCACTACAACAATAAGAGAGAACATAGCATACGCTAAGGAAAACGCTACCGAACAAGAGATCAGAACCGCAATAGAGCTCGCAAATGCTGCCAAATTCATCGACAAGTTGCCCATG GGACTCCATACTATGGTTGGAGAACACGGGACTCAACTCTCGGGAGGTCAGAAACAGAGAATCGCAATTGCTAGAGCCATTCTGAAAGACCCGCGAATCCTCCTACTCGACGAAGCCACGAGCGCGCTCGACACCGAGTCAGAACGGATTGTGCAAGACGCACTCACGAAAATCATGTTGAACAGGACTACCGTGGTAGTAGCCCATCGTCTAACAACCATAAGAAACGCGGACCTAATAGCTGTAGTACAAACCGGGAAATTAGTTGAGCAAG GAACTCATGATCAATTGATAAAAGACCCGAACGGGGCTTACTCACAGCTTGTTCGTCTTCAAGAAGGCACCAAAAAAGAAGACGAAATTATTGAAGACGTAGATAATATAACAATGGAAAGATCACCGAGCCAAAGGCTCTCTTTTAAGAGATCTTTAAGCAAAGGTTCTTCACCAGTTGCCAGACATTCATTTTCAGTTCCATTCCCACTTCCATCTCCTGTGGAAGTTGAACAGGGGGAGGATGAGGATGAAGACGACACGGACATTAAAGAAGTAAAGGAACAGAGACGACGTAAAGTATCTGTTAAAAGGTTAGCTTACCTTAACAAACCTGAATTACCGATTTTGTTGGTTGGAACAATTGCGGCTGGAATACATGGAATAGTTTTCCCCATATTCGGTCTCCTCCTTTCTTCAGCAATCAAGATCTTCTACGAACCTACAGATCAGTTAAGAAAAGATTCGAAATTTTGGTCACTCATGTATGTGATGATGGGAGTTGTAATCTTCATAGCCTTGCCTATTCAAAATTACTTCTTTGGAATGGCTGGAGGTAGGTTGATACAAAGAATCCGCTCCTTAACTTTTCAGAAAGTTGTCCACCAAGAAATAAGCTGGTTTGATAACCCTGCAAATTCAAG TGGTGCAGTTGGGGCGAGGCTATCTACGGATGCAGCCAATGTGAAGAGTCTTGTGGGTGATGCATTAGCCTTAATTGTACAGAACATAGCGACAGTAATGGCGGGTATTATAATCGCGTTTACTGCTAATTGGATTTTGGCACTGATAATTCTAGCTGTGTTACCTTTAATGGGAGTGCAAGGATATGTTCAAATGAAATCCCTTAAAGGTTTCAGTAAAGATGCTAAGGTGATGTATGAAGAAGCAAGTCAAGTAGCGAGCGATGCTGTTGGAAGTATAAGAACAGTTGCTTCGTTTTGTGCTGAAAAGAAGGTGATGGATATGTATCAGAAGAAATGCGAAGGTCCTATGAAGAACGGAGTTAGAACTGGACTTATTAGTGGTTCTGGTTATGGCTTCGGCTACTTCATCCTCTTCTGCACAAATGCTTTCTGTTTCTACATTGGAGCTGTTTTGGTTCAGCATGGAAAAGCCAATTTTTCAGAGGTTTTCAAG GTATTCTTCGCATTAACAATGGCTGCAAACGGGATTTCACAATCGTCAGCCCTTGCTCCTGACAGTAACAAAGCTAGAGACTCAACAGCGTCCATATTCGAAATTCTGGATGCAAACCCGAAGATTGATTCGAGCAAAGACGAAGGAACCACTCTCACCGAAGTGAAAGGGGACATCGAGTTGGATCATGTCAGTTTTCGATATCCATTACGTCCTGACATTCAAATATTCAAAGACATATGCCTAACCATCCCAGCAGGACGG ACGGTTGCACTCGTCGGAGAGAGTGGCAGTGGGAAATCTACAGTAATTAGCTTAATAGAGAGATTCTACGATCCAGATTCCGGCCGTGTTCTTATCGACGGAGTTGAAATTAGAAAAGTTAAACTAAGTTGGCTAAGGCAACAGCTAGGGTTAGTAAGTCAAGAACCGATTCTATTCAACGAAACAATACGTGAAAACATAGCATACTCTAAGAAAGGTGAACTATCAGAAGACGAGATAATATCAGCAGCGAAGGCTGCGAATGCACATAATTTCATAGCAGGATTACCTCAAGGATACGAGACGAACGTCGGAGAAAGAGGCGTGCAATTGTCAGGCGGTCAGAAGCAACGTATAGCGATAGCTAGGGCTATGTTGAAAGATCCGAAGATATTGTTGTTAGATGAAGCGACGAGCGCACTTGATGCAGAATCGGAACGGATAGTTCAAGATGCATTGGATAAAGTGATGGTGAATCGAACTACGGTAGTGGTTGCTCATCGATTGAGTACGATTAAAGGTGCGAATCTGATTGCGGTTGTGAAGAATGGTGTGATTGAAGAGAAAGGAACGCATGAAACGTTGATGAAGATAACTGATGGAGCTTATGCTTCTTTGGTGAAGCTGCATACCAGTGCTGCTTCAACCTAA